The genomic window GTGAGCCCCGACTGGCCCTTGAGGGATGGATTTCGCTGTGAGAGCGCAGGGAATGGGGAGGAAGGAAGGAGAGGGGAATGGTGGGCGAGAGGGAATACCTCCGTTTGGAATATTACCATGGTACCGCTGGGCTCGGTTTTTGGTTGCGGGGTAAGAAGTACGGCTGGTGGAAGTGGGGAGGAAAGTGGATGGGAATACGGGTGAGTTTGGTGGATTGTGGGGGAACGGTTTAGGGGGAAGGGTGGAGAGTGGGTGCGGCGATTTTTAATGAGAGAGTAACGTACGTACTTTACAGATTTTTGATGGGATGGAAAGTTACTCGCGGTTGATTAACATTCATTGAGCCCAAAAATTAGGAGATTTAAATGCTAGCTCTTAAACAATTCCAAACTGTAATAGATACAGACTATCGCGAGTATGTGACTATTCGGTCCGAAGAAAATAGATTTAAAAATGAAGACATCGATAATTTACTCCTAACCAGATCTTTGGTAGCATTCTATTTAAAAAATTTCGCAGGTTGTGCGGAAGATAAAATTATTAAACATATAGTGGATGGCTTTAAAGATGGGGGAGTTGACGGAATTTATTTTAGCGAGATCGATAAAACATTGCATTTAGTGCAATCAAAATGGATTAAAAATGGCACCTCCGGTATAGATCTAGGAGATATAAACAAGACTATCTCAGGAATAAAGAATGTAATGATTCCTAAATTAGAGGACTTCAATAAAGAAATAAGGGATTTGGAAGAAGAGGTTAACAAAGCATTACTTGATCCAAATATTAAAATAATCTTTTCAATAGTATCGACTACTGAGCAACCTTTGTCAAATGAAGCTAAACAGGCGATCGAAGATTTCTTGGCTGAACAAAACCGAGTTACAAACTTCATTCATTTTGAATATATCAATATAAAATCATTACACGATGTTTTGCGAAGAGGAGCAATGGATGTTCCAATCGATACCGATATTATGCTTTTAAACTGGATTGACATTTCCTTACCAGTAAAAGCTGTATATGGGATGATTAATGGAAGCGATCTCGCTACATTACTTGAAGAGAATAGTAAACGAGTCTTTTCTCCTAATATTCGATATTTTTTAGGAAGAACAGAAGTAAATGAATCCATAATAGAAACAGCAACAAAAAACCCTGATCTCTTCTGGTATTTAAATAATGGCATCACCGCAATTGCAAAGACTTTTACAAAGAAGGCGATTGGAGGAGCATCTCATGCAAACGGAATATTCGCTTGTCAAGGTTTATACATAGTTAATGGCGCCCAGACAACAGGAGCCTTACTCGAAGCTAAAAGGCAAGGTATTAACCTCGAAAAAGTCTTAGTAGGAATGAGAATAATAGAGGTTAGCGAAGCAAATGTAGAGTTTGGCACAAGCGTAACTAGAAGTAATAATACTCAAAATCGAGTAGATAGTCGAGATTTCGTGGCACTTGACCCAGTTCAAGAAAAGATATATCAAGAGCTTTTATTGGAAGGTATTGTTTACACTTATAAGTCGGGAGATATAATTCCGGAAAACACGGAAGGATTTAGTTTTGAAGAAGCAGCTATTTCACTAGCTTGTGCATTAGATAATGTTGAAATTATGGTTCTTGGCAAAAGGGAAATATCTCGCCTGTGGTATCAAACGGATAAAGCACCTTATAAACGATTATTCAATCAAAGCACAGAGGGCCCGTATATATTTAGAAAAGTTAAGATAATGAGAAAAGTCGAGAGTTGGATAAAAACAAAGCGAAGTGGAGCATCAAATAGGGACAATCTAATCCTCGTCCATGGCAATCGCTTCATCTTAATGCTAGCCTTTAACATATTGGCAAAAATTCCAGACGTCGAAAATGAGAATTACTCGGAAAAACAATTAGATTCATCAATAAACTACGCTTTTGAATCTCTTAAATCGATAATTGACACTTACTACAATGAAGATCAGTTAGCGAGTTTATTTAAGAATAATGAAAAATGCAATATGATAAAGCAGCTTTCAAATCTTTAAAAGAAATGCCGCCAAACCTTTCTCCATAAAGTCACTATAAAATGATGAAAAAGAAAAAAGATTCAAAAGTTGTAATAATATTGGGTGCAGGATTTTCTGCGGGGACAGATCTTCCGATTCAAAGCCAATTGTTAAAAGAAGTCGAAAAACACTTTTCAAAGCGAAAAACAGGAAGTTGGTCAAGATTTAACAAATTTTTTCGTGAAATTCTGGGGAAAGATATAGCTGCGTTCCCAATCGAAGATATATTCACCATTTTAGACAAATGTCTAATTGACTACGAGCAATTTCATGGTCGCTCAATAGAAGAAATAGAAAGCGCAAACCAAGATATTCTTCATTCCCTACGTAATTTCTTAATTACTCGAACAAGCGAAGTCTTCAAAAAGCAAAAAAATAAATTTAAAAAATATTCTGAACTTGCGAACGGATTGTTAGCTATTCGCAAGAAATTTAAAAAGAAAGACAAGATATCAATTATTTCTTTAAATTGGGATAATTACTTTGAGAAAATGCTACTCTCAAAAAGGACTAACTTTAAAAAGCTTGGCTTAGATTATTGTACATACGATTATTCATTTGGAAATAATCGGTGGATTCCTAGTATTCTTAGAAAAGCAAAAGGTCAATTAAACTTAAAAATATTAAAACCACACGGTTCAATTAATTGGGGATATTGTAATAATTGCGGACGGTTATATATCACCTTTGGTGAGGCTCGGCTTCAAAAATTTCAATGTATAAAATACTGTAATAAAATTTTTCGGAGAGGTATTCATTTAACTCCATTAATGATTACACCTACTTTTTTAAAAGAGATATCCAATAGAAGTTTGATAGATATATGGAACAATGCAGGTATAGAACTGTCTGAGGCGTCCAGAATAATTTTTATTGGTTATAGCTTACGACCTGAAGATTTTCATTTTCGTTTTTTACTTTTGAAACATGTATCTCCAAAGGCAGAAGTCTATGTTTTCGATCACGTTGATCAGAACAATGTGAGTAAAAAAGAAATCGAAAGAGAATTTTATAACCGCTACAGAAATTTCTTTCAAAAGAATAAAACTTTAAAATTATCTATTGCTGGTTGGGAAAATGAGATCGAAAAAATCTTAGGACTTTTAGAATAAAATTTTTCGAACGATTGTTCTGTGTAAACTCTTAATTTCAGGACTCTCCGTACTACTTTTAATTAATAAACTATAAACTCATTTTATAATAAAGGAAAATTAATTGTCTAAATTTGTATTTGTTCTTGGGGCAGGGGCATCGGCAGAAGCCGGAGCGCCAGTCATGACTAATTTTATTCATCAAGCTGAAACGCTCTATCGAAATCCTGGGCTTGAGTTAGATCGTAATAGCTTTGATTTAGTAATAAAAGGACAGGGCCTATTGCAAAACGCAATGGCAAAAGCAACGATCGACGTTAATAATGTCGAAGATTTATTTACCGCTTTTGAAATGGCGGCTTTATTTGGAAAGTTAGGAGATCTTCCTGAAGATCAAGTAAAGATGTTGCCAATGGCTATGAAACGATACATTTTAGAAACTATCGAATATTCAGTAAAATTTCCAGCTCAGGGTTCTTCTTTTTCTTCAACACAAGGGCATGAAAATATGATTCATTATATTGGAAAGCTAAAGGAGGCAGATTTTTTAAAATCTTGGGACGATATTACTTTGATAACATTCAATTACGACCTTTGCATTGAAACAGCACTTTTATCTTCAGGAATTCCTTTTTCATATTGTATTGATGATTCTCAGAAAAGAGATACTGTCAGAGTATTAAAATTACATGGATCAATAAATTGGGAATTAAACGATAAGGGATTAATTGAAGAAAAAATATCGGTTCGACAATTAAGAAATTTGATTTTCGTTCCCAATGGATCAAAAAGGATACTTCGAGTAAGCAAATCTGTTGAAAATGCATATATAGTTCCACCCAGCTGGAATAAATTATATCATCATGAGAAACTAGCCAAAATTTGGAGGGAAGCATGTGATAGTCTAGGTGATGCGAATCAAATTTTTGTCTTTGGCTATTCTTTTCCTGAATCAGATCTTCTTTTTCGTTACCTATATGCAATTGGATCGATGGGAATTTCGATTATAAAAAATTTTTTCTACATTGATCCAAATATATTAAATACTCAGAAAGTTCAGGCCATATTAGGACCCGCTGTAGAAAAAAAATTCATACCGCTTAATCTAAAATTTGGTGATTCTTTTGCTTCACTATCTGACGATTTTTATTTTTCTAAGTTGTAATTTCTCCCCCCAAATGCTCTACCTTATCCTCAAATACCTCACCACCGCAGCCTTAGTCGTACTCATCTCCGAGATCGCACGACGAAACGATCGAATTGGCGGACTCATCGCGGCTTTGCCGATCGTAACACTACTAACTTTACTCTGGCTGAAATTTGAGGATGCGGGAGAGGAAAAGATCTCCAATCATGCGTATTATACGTTTTGGTTTGTGCTTCCTACTTTGCCGATGTTCTTAGTGTTTCCGAAATTGAATCTACTCTTTGGATTTTGGATCGCTCTTGCTTTGAGTGTGGTTCTGACGATCGTTTTGTTTTTTATGTTTGTACTTGTTCTCAATCGCTTTGGGATTAAGCTACTTTAGTTTTCAGGACTAACGGCCTTGTTGGTCTACATGTTTTAAAACGGACTTTACATTCGAAAGATTTTCCCTTCTTTTGGTTGCACCTATGAAAACCAAGATCCGATCTGCTCTCCACTGGTTACTCGGTCGTCACATTTCTGCAGGTCTGCCTGAAGAAGAGCGACGCTCTTTTCAACTTACCGCCAATACTCTTCTGAGCCTAGCAATCATAGTGTTCTTGTCTTGGCTGCCGCCTGTTCCAGAGAACCTAGTCGGACTCTTACGCGCAGTGAATATTGCCGGCTTACTGGAACTTACCATTAGCTGGGTTCTGTTGCGAAGAGG from Leptospira langatensis includes these protein-coding regions:
- a CDS encoding SIR2 family protein → MSKFVFVLGAGASAEAGAPVMTNFIHQAETLYRNPGLELDRNSFDLVIKGQGLLQNAMAKATIDVNNVEDLFTAFEMAALFGKLGDLPEDQVKMLPMAMKRYILETIEYSVKFPAQGSSFSSTQGHENMIHYIGKLKEADFLKSWDDITLITFNYDLCIETALLSSGIPFSYCIDDSQKRDTVRVLKLHGSINWELNDKGLIEEKISVRQLRNLIFVPNGSKRILRVSKSVENAYIVPPSWNKLYHHEKLAKIWREACDSLGDANQIFVFGYSFPESDLLFRYLYAIGSMGISIIKNFFYIDPNILNTQKVQAILGPAVEKKFIPLNLKFGDSFASLSDDFYFSKL
- a CDS encoding DUF3147 family protein: MLYLILKYLTTAALVVLISEIARRNDRIGGLIAALPIVTLLTLLWLKFEDAGEEKISNHAYYTFWFVLPTLPMFLVFPKLNLLFGFWIALALSVVLTIVLFFMFVLVLNRFGIKLL
- a CDS encoding AIPR family protein, which produces MLALKQFQTVIDTDYREYVTIRSEENRFKNEDIDNLLLTRSLVAFYLKNFAGCAEDKIIKHIVDGFKDGGVDGIYFSEIDKTLHLVQSKWIKNGTSGIDLGDINKTISGIKNVMIPKLEDFNKEIRDLEEEVNKALLDPNIKIIFSIVSTTEQPLSNEAKQAIEDFLAEQNRVTNFIHFEYINIKSLHDVLRRGAMDVPIDTDIMLLNWIDISLPVKAVYGMINGSDLATLLEENSKRVFSPNIRYFLGRTEVNESIIETATKNPDLFWYLNNGITAIAKTFTKKAIGGASHANGIFACQGLYIVNGAQTTGALLEAKRQGINLEKVLVGMRIIEVSEANVEFGTSVTRSNNTQNRVDSRDFVALDPVQEKIYQELLLEGIVYTYKSGDIIPENTEGFSFEEAAISLACALDNVEIMVLGKREISRLWYQTDKAPYKRLFNQSTEGPYIFRKVKIMRKVESWIKTKRSGASNRDNLILVHGNRFILMLAFNILAKIPDVENENYSEKQLDSSINYAFESLKSIIDTYYNEDQLASLFKNNEKCNMIKQLSNL